Part of the Bacillus sp. (in: firmicutes) genome is shown below.
TAAAAAGGCCGGAGATAACGTAGAGATTGATGGTTGCTATGACATTAATGTATGGTATTCTTATAGTGACAATACAAAAACAGAGGTTGTAACAGAAACTGTTCACTATAAGGATGTCGTCCGCTTATCATCTAAAGATGAGAATTGTATTTCTGATGATTTAGAGGTTGTGGCAAGAGTGTTGCAGCAACCAAATTGTCTGGAATGCTCGATTTCACCAAACGGCAATAAAATTGTTGTTCAAGTAGAACGGGAATTCATCGCTGAGGTGATTGGTGAAACAAAAGTTTGTGTGAAGATTTATCCAGATGCTTGTGAAGACGAGGATTCCGATGATGACTTTGTCGATGAAGAATTTGAAGATTTAAATCCAGATTTTTTAATCGCTGGAGAGGAAGAATAGGAACTAGGAAGATGCCCCTTCCTAGTTTTTTTGTGTTATAATTTTATATAACAAGCATTATTACTGGAGGATTTACGCATGGCACAATACACGCCAATGATACAGCA
Proteins encoded:
- the cotE gene encoding outer spore coat protein CotE, giving the protein MSTEKEHEFKFREIITKAVCGKGKKFTQCTHTITPSHRPTSILGCWIINHEYDAKKAGDNVEIDGCYDINVWYSYSDNTKTEVVTETVHYKDVVRLSSKDENCISDDLEVVARVLQQPNCLECSISPNGNKIVVQVEREFIAEVIGETKVCVKIYPDACEDEDSDDDFVDEEFEDLNPDFLIAGEEE